In a genomic window of Nocardia fluminea:
- a CDS encoding enoyl-CoA hydratase/isomerase family protein has product MTVRIEVTDGVAVLTLDRPERRNAFTGEMGRAIGAAYRELDADDTVRVLVLTGAPPAFCAGADIGGGDRTFGKPDSATFSASPVDPPAFALRKPVIAAVNGHAIGIGLTIAMQADIRIVAEDARYAVPQVRLGVLPDAMAHWTVAKVAGMSVAADILLSGRTFDGHEAVRLGLAGRCLPAAEVLPAALAMARDMAVNVAPMSAALSKRLLWDTAIHGYEPARVAELETEFHLRVMGGPDAGEGMRARAERRKPVWSARLSRDWQETGHR; this is encoded by the coding sequence ATGACCGTGCGGATCGAGGTCACCGACGGCGTCGCGGTGCTGACCCTGGACCGGCCCGAACGCCGCAACGCCTTCACCGGCGAGATGGGCCGGGCCATCGGCGCGGCATACCGTGAACTGGATGCCGACGACACGGTCCGGGTCCTGGTACTCACCGGCGCACCCCCGGCGTTCTGCGCGGGCGCGGACATCGGTGGCGGCGACAGAACCTTCGGCAAACCCGACAGCGCGACGTTTTCCGCGTCGCCCGTCGACCCTCCCGCGTTCGCCCTGCGCAAACCGGTGATCGCCGCGGTGAACGGGCACGCGATCGGCATCGGCCTGACCATCGCCATGCAGGCCGACATCCGCATCGTCGCCGAGGACGCGCGCTACGCCGTTCCCCAAGTGCGGCTGGGTGTGCTGCCCGACGCGATGGCGCATTGGACAGTGGCCAAGGTCGCCGGAATGTCGGTCGCGGCCGACATCCTGTTGTCGGGCCGCACTTTCGACGGTCACGAAGCGGTCCGGCTCGGGCTCGCCGGCCGATGTCTGCCCGCGGCCGAAGTCCTGCCCGCGGCTCTGGCGATGGCACGCGATATGGCGGTGAATGTGGCGCCGATGTCCGCCGCACTCAGTAAAAGGCTGTTGTGGGACACCGCGATCCACGGATACGAGCCCGCCCGCGTCGCCGAGCTGGAAACCGAGTTCCATCTGCGTGTCATGGGCGGACCCGATGCGGGCGAGGGTATGCGTGCTCGCGCCGAGCGGCGGAAACCGGTGTGGTCGGCGCGGTTGTCGCGCGATTGGCAGGAAACGGGACACCGCTGA
- a CDS encoding TIGR03617 family F420-dependent LLM class oxidoreductase, with translation MKVDLQLGARPEQVIARSAELIACGVDGLFTFEGAHDVFLPLTLAAAGPEPVDLMTNVAIALPRSPVHLAHAAYDLHLLSGGRFRLGLGSQTRAHIEKRYGGEWSRPAARMRDMVLAIKAVLDSWQESTPLRFEGEFTRHTLMPPTFDPGPNPYGLPQICLGALGPIMTRTAAEVADGLLVMPFNSARYFTQHTMPAVEEGLDRAGRDAADLHIYPQVIVAMGRTPDELADAAAGARRLLGFYGSTPAYRPVLDAEGWGELQPELNALSKRGEVAAMTGLIDQTMLATLAVHGTPEQCAAAILERFGAYADRICCYFPGYDVSDQYIKDLVTALQAP, from the coding sequence ATGAAGGTCGACCTGCAATTGGGCGCGCGCCCGGAACAGGTGATCGCGCGGTCCGCCGAGCTGATCGCCTGTGGGGTCGACGGCCTGTTCACCTTCGAAGGTGCCCACGACGTCTTCCTCCCGCTCACGCTGGCCGCCGCCGGTCCCGAACCGGTCGATCTGATGACCAACGTCGCCATCGCCCTGCCGCGCAGCCCCGTCCACCTGGCGCACGCCGCGTACGACCTGCACCTGCTCAGCGGTGGCCGGTTCCGCCTCGGGCTCGGTTCGCAGACCCGCGCGCACATCGAAAAGCGTTATGGCGGTGAGTGGTCGCGTCCGGCCGCGCGCATGCGGGACATGGTGCTCGCGATCAAAGCCGTGCTCGACTCCTGGCAGGAGAGCACCCCGCTGCGCTTCGAGGGCGAGTTCACCCGGCACACCCTGATGCCGCCGACGTTCGACCCCGGCCCCAATCCCTATGGGCTGCCCCAGATCTGTCTCGGCGCGCTGGGCCCGATCATGACCAGGACCGCGGCCGAAGTGGCCGACGGACTGCTCGTCATGCCGTTCAACAGCGCCCGGTATTTCACCCAACACACCATGCCCGCCGTCGAGGAGGGACTCGACCGCGCCGGACGCGACGCGGCCGATCTGCACATCTATCCACAGGTGATCGTCGCGATGGGTCGCACGCCGGACGAACTGGCGGACGCGGCCGCCGGTGCGCGCCGCCTCCTCGGCTTCTACGGGTCCACGCCCGCGTACCGCCCGGTCCTCGACGCCGAGGGCTGGGGAGAGCTGCAACCGGAATTGAACGCCCTGTCCAAGCGCGGCGAGGTCGCGGCGATGACCGGCCTCATCGATCAGACGATGCTCGCCACCTTGGCTGTGCACGGGACACCGGAGCAGTGCGCGGCAGCGATCCTCGAACGCTTCGGTGCGTACGCCGACCGGATCTGTTGCTATTTTCCCGGTTACGACGTGTCCGATCAGTACATCAAGGACCTGGTCACCGCATTGCAGGCACCATGA
- a CDS encoding TetR/AcrR family transcriptional regulator: protein MPPETSPRPGRPRDADKDLAVLIAARQLLAEVGYPQATVVAIAKRAGVNTPAIYRRWPTRQALLEEAIHGPGGHALPEPTGDLRADLATWVRIFLARADSPAARAGVPGLLADSQTEEARRRLLAIGAPVRKAFAELLGGAVDDGRIAPGVDADLIFEILSGTTTFHALLRGAEEGEAFVARLADALHALAAAGR from the coding sequence ATGCCCCCGGAAACCTCGCCCCGCCCCGGCAGGCCCCGCGACGCCGACAAGGATCTCGCGGTACTGATCGCGGCCAGGCAGTTGCTCGCCGAGGTCGGCTACCCGCAGGCGACGGTCGTCGCGATCGCCAAGCGCGCGGGAGTCAACACCCCCGCCATCTACCGGCGGTGGCCCACGCGTCAAGCGCTGCTCGAAGAGGCCATTCACGGACCCGGCGGGCACGCGCTCCCGGAACCGACCGGCGACCTCCGGGCCGATCTGGCGACCTGGGTCCGCATCTTCCTGGCTCGCGCCGACAGTCCGGCCGCCCGCGCGGGAGTGCCCGGACTGCTCGCCGATTCGCAGACCGAGGAGGCTCGCCGCAGGTTGCTCGCCATCGGGGCTCCGGTCCGTAAGGCGTTCGCCGAGTTGCTCGGTGGCGCGGTCGACGACGGCCGGATCGCCCCCGGTGTCGATGCGGACCTGATCTTCGAGATCCTCTCGGGTACCACGACATTCCACGCGCTCCTGCGTGGTGCCGAGGAGGGTGAAGCCTTCGTCGCGCGCTTGGCCGACGCGCTGCACGCCTTGGCTGCCGCGGGGCGCTGA
- a CDS encoding NADH:flavin oxidoreductase, with amino-acid sequence MTDVDALFTPLRIGPLTLPNRIVMSPMTRQHSPGGTPGDDVAAYYRRRAEGGTGLIITEGVAIDHPTAVDSTKVPRLHGDSALAGWRSVVDGVHEAGGRIVPQLWHVGPLWGAMARVDPTLTPLRPSGLWGRVGRTTYSQRYLSTVSTPTPAMTGHDIEDVIAAYVRSARNAVAVGFDGIAIHAGHGYLLDAFLWEATNQRTDTWGGDLRRRVAFPVEVVRAIRREIGPHLPIFYRFSQHKQQDYGARIAETPDELGRILTALTEAGVDVFDASSRHFDRPAFAGSDLTLAGWAKKLTGAHSMAVGSVGLSTSLHEQGVPEPAALDGLYRRLADAEFDLVAIGRLHLAEPAIARVLRTGAPLPSFDQDRHVRVLT; translated from the coding sequence ATGACCGACGTCGACGCCCTGTTCACTCCCCTGCGGATCGGGCCGTTGACATTGCCGAACCGCATCGTCATGTCGCCGATGACCCGGCAGCACTCCCCCGGCGGCACACCCGGTGACGACGTCGCCGCGTACTACCGCAGGCGCGCCGAAGGCGGCACGGGGCTGATCATCACCGAAGGCGTCGCGATCGATCATCCGACGGCGGTCGACAGCACGAAAGTACCTCGGCTACACGGTGACTCGGCCCTGGCCGGTTGGCGTAGCGTCGTCGACGGCGTGCACGAAGCGGGCGGCAGGATCGTGCCGCAGCTGTGGCACGTCGGCCCGCTGTGGGGCGCGATGGCCCGCGTGGATCCCACGCTGACACCCCTGCGCCCCTCGGGACTGTGGGGCCGGGTCGGGCGCACGACGTACTCGCAGCGCTACCTGTCCACGGTGTCCACACCGACGCCCGCCATGACCGGGCACGACATCGAGGACGTCATCGCGGCCTACGTGCGCTCGGCGCGCAACGCGGTCGCGGTCGGTTTCGACGGCATCGCCATCCACGCGGGCCACGGCTATCTCCTCGACGCCTTCCTCTGGGAAGCCACCAATCAGCGCACCGACACCTGGGGCGGCGACCTGCGCAGACGCGTCGCCTTCCCGGTCGAGGTCGTGCGTGCGATCCGCCGGGAGATAGGCCCGCATCTGCCGATCTTCTACCGCTTCTCCCAGCACAAGCAGCAGGACTACGGCGCGCGCATCGCCGAGACGCCGGACGAACTCGGCCGGATCCTCACCGCGCTGACCGAAGCCGGTGTCGACGTCTTCGACGCCAGCAGCAGACATTTCGACCGGCCGGCCTTCGCGGGCAGCGACCTGACGCTCGCGGGCTGGGCGAAGAAGCTGACCGGCGCACACAGCATGGCGGTCGGCAGCGTCGGACTGAGCACGTCGTTGCACGAGCAGGGCGTTCCCGAACCGGCCGCGCTCGACGGCCTCTACCGCCGGCTCGCCGACGCCGAATTCGACCTGGTCGCCATCGGTCGCCTGCACCTGGCCGAGCCCGCGATCGCGCGCGTGCTGCGCACCGGCGCTCCCCTGCCCAGCTTCGACCAGGATCGTCACGTGCGGGTGCTCACCTGA
- a CDS encoding phosphotransferase family protein — protein sequence MTTRPTAEDLPNAVVPVLRHGFPDAESARVTNWSASPRGLATETFLFDLEREDAEPVSLVLRRPPEVALFPDYDLLRQVLVMRRLAETTIAVPAVRWLDRGDATLGSPYFVMDRIDGSAPGDLPSYHSAGLYFDAEPADRAKMWWGCVDTIAEIHQLDWRTLNLDFLSFPQFGTAPLEQMIGYVDSALAWASTTQPPALRRAAEWLRANLYEPEHVTLCWGDARMSNILYDKEFRVAGVLDWEIAYIGDHEADLAWMLFLDWACSEYQATERLPGTPTREESIARYEERSGMKIRNLRYNEVLAAVLLSIPLLRMAHRLNLPPEIDVTAFCAQRIEQLLGDE from the coding sequence ATGACCACTCGCCCCACCGCCGAGGACCTGCCGAACGCTGTCGTCCCGGTGTTGCGCCACGGTTTTCCCGACGCCGAGTCCGCGCGGGTGACGAACTGGTCGGCCAGTCCGCGCGGTCTGGCCACCGAGACCTTCCTGTTCGACCTCGAACGCGAGGACGCCGAGCCGGTCTCGCTGGTGCTGCGTCGCCCGCCCGAGGTGGCGCTGTTTCCCGACTACGACCTGTTGCGTCAGGTGCTGGTCATGCGCCGCCTGGCCGAGACCACGATCGCCGTTCCGGCGGTGCGCTGGCTCGACCGCGGCGACGCGACGCTGGGTAGCCCGTACTTCGTGATGGACCGGATCGACGGTTCGGCTCCCGGAGACCTGCCGTCCTATCACTCGGCGGGCCTGTACTTCGATGCCGAACCGGCCGACCGCGCCAAGATGTGGTGGGGCTGCGTCGACACGATCGCCGAGATCCACCAACTCGACTGGCGCACACTGAACTTGGACTTCCTGTCCTTCCCCCAGTTCGGGACCGCCCCGCTCGAGCAGATGATCGGCTACGTCGACTCCGCGCTGGCCTGGGCGTCCACCACGCAACCGCCCGCGCTGCGCCGCGCCGCCGAATGGTTGCGCGCGAACCTCTACGAACCCGAACACGTCACCCTCTGCTGGGGTGACGCGCGGATGTCGAACATTCTCTACGACAAGGAATTCCGTGTCGCGGGCGTGCTCGACTGGGAGATCGCCTACATCGGCGACCACGAGGCCGACCTCGCCTGGATGCTGTTCCTGGACTGGGCCTGCTCGGAATACCAGGCGACCGAACGACTTCCGGGCACTCCCACTCGCGAGGAGTCGATCGCACGCTACGAGGAACGCAGTGGGATGAAGATCCGCAACCTGCGCTACAACGAGGTGCTGGCCGCCGTCCTGCTCAGTATTCCGTTGCTGCGCATGGCGCATCGCCTGAACTTGCCGCCCGAGATCGACGTCACCGCGTTCTGCGCGCAGCGCATCGAGCAGTTGCTCGGCGACGAATAG